The sequence TTTAATAAATGATAGAGCAACAAACGCTCGGCACGTTCGGTACCTGTTTTCTTGCGTGTCGGAACTGGATGATGCGTATGCATTGTTCCCTCAGGCACTGGATTGGCTTTCGCTTTCTTTGCTTGATGGCCAGCCATTTTTATGAACTGTTGTTGAATCGCCTCGACAGACACACCCGTTTCAGTTGAAAGTTGTCGAATATACAGATCACGTTCCACCGGTGATGTTCGCAAGGCCAATTCTTCTAGCACTTCATGAATATATTGCAACACATCATTTTCATAAGATAGGTTCTTCGAGCGTTTGGCATATGCCATGATGAACGACATGAATGAATGTGGGTTATCGATGACCTTTTCACGAAAAGCTTCACCGCCAAATTGCGTGATATAATCGTCAGGATCCATCTTCCCTGGCAACAGCGCGATTTGAACATCCATTCCTTTTTTCATCGCCATATCTGCAAAACGTTTTGCGGCTTCCCATCCGGCATCGTCACCGTCACAACAAATTATAATTTCTTTCGCAATTCTTTTTAATTTTACAAGGTGTTTATCTGACAATGATGTGCCCATTACGGCAACACTATTCGTTACGCCAGCACGATCTGCCGATATCGTATCCATAAATCCTTCAAACAGTATTACTTTACCCGATTTCCGGACGTTAAGACGTGCATTATGAAAATTGTACAAAATGTGACTTTTTTCGAATATCGGGGTTTCAGGGCTATTCAAATATTTCGCTTCCTGTTTTGAGCCGGATAGGATCCGACCTGAGAACCCCACGACATTGCCATTGTCATCCCGTAACGGAAACATGATACGACCTCGGAACCGATCAAAATAGCCTGTCCCATCGTCTTTCATAATACACAATCCGGCATGTTCCATATCCTTCATGTCGTAATTTTTCCGTTTTAAGAGACTCGTTAACGCTTCCCAATCATTGAGAGACCACCCAATACCATATTTTTCGATACTGTCCCTCGTAAATCCTCTTTTTTCAAGATATTGTAGTGCTTCTTCACCTTCTACGGTATTTAGTAGTAAATGACTGTAAAAGTTTGCCGCAAGAGCATGCGCTTCAATCATAGACTTAAATTCATGCCGTGGTTGCATTTCTGAACTATCGCTGACGACTGCATCAATTTCAATTCCCGTCCGGCCGGCAAGCTTGACAACGGCTTCCGTGAATGGGCTATTCTCGATGTCCATTATAAACGTGATCGCATTACCACTTGCACCGCATCCAAAACAATGAAACAGTTGCTTGTCCTCTGAAACTGAAAAAGAAGGTGTACTTTCACCATGGAATGGACAAAGTCCGAACCAGTTCTTCCCCCTTTTCGTCAGCTGTACATATTCACCAATCAAATCTACAATATCGGTCTTAGAGCGGACGGCTTCAATTGTCTCTTCAGGTATTCTCGTCATCATATCACCATTTTCCACTCTATCTACTACTGATTTCGCGAAATTCTTCAAAAACCCTTTGTATTCGACAAAATATTTTCGATTATACTCCGAAACTATCATTTTACACTAATTCAAAGGCTTTTGCTCTTAATTAATATGATTGCCTACAAATGATTTTATAGAATCCGTAAAAGAAGAACCATCCCTTTACAATGGGGCGGTCCTTCTCATCACTTAACGATTGTAATTTGTAATTTCACCCAGTATGACGTTAGCTGTTTCTTCGACAGCTCGATTCGTTACATCGATGACTTTGCAGCCGATTTTTGAAACAATCT comes from Sporosarcina sp. FSL K6-3457 and encodes:
- the dnaG gene encoding DNA primase, yielding MMTRIPEETIEAVRSKTDIVDLIGEYVQLTKRGKNWFGLCPFHGESTPSFSVSEDKQLFHCFGCGASGNAITFIMDIENSPFTEAVVKLAGRTGIEIDAVVSDSSEMQPRHEFKSMIEAHALAANFYSHLLLNTVEGEEALQYLEKRGFTRDSIEKYGIGWSLNDWEALTSLLKRKNYDMKDMEHAGLCIMKDDGTGYFDRFRGRIMFPLRDDNGNVVGFSGRILSGSKQEAKYLNSPETPIFEKSHILYNFHNARLNVRKSGKVILFEGFMDTISADRAGVTNSVAVMGTSLSDKHLVKLKRIAKEIIICCDGDDAGWEAAKRFADMAMKKGMDVQIALLPGKMDPDDYITQFGGEAFREKVIDNPHSFMSFIMAYAKRSKNLSYENDVLQYIHEVLEELALRTSPVERDLYIRQLSTETGVSVEAIQQQFIKMAGHQAKKAKANPVPEGTMHTHHPVPTRKKTGTERAERLLLYHLLNDGELFDRLQMDKPNLFIRDDYVAIFVRLAGFYEQYGTPDFHRFAESIEDRELRKIVLEAAMVEKDPEQAQAEINDCIHHLEKYKISLTIQAKMHESKEAEKMKDHTRALELAREIIQLRKTLTTL